In Oleiharenicola lentus, the following are encoded in one genomic region:
- a CDS encoding ABC transporter permease codes for MPWPIYLALKQLFPTGRVSFFTLISVLGVGLGVALMLVSTSVMGGFGHQIKRMIIDTQGEVQVKARGLIDPAAGVEKVLAADPGIAAFAPYAQGVVMLEYGRRPAFPAVQGLDLERIAQVIPLQRYLTAGSLDDLDDDSVILSSLLASGLGVRPGDTVSIYTPLMLERMKNNEVLLPREVRVAGIFHIGHQQLDSSTVICPLRLMQDLYGLDRMVHGYNVRLQPGADADVVAARLNRALPAGVGALTWFEANADFQAVLAFERNMIFFLLTFIIVVAAFSITSSLLVTVVRKTREIGLLGAMGGRARDVALSFCVQGGFIGVAGTAAGLLFGYALLHWRNAIVGFIARMTMGEEAFVKFYQFSNLPAHTAAKDVFIIVVFSIVAATLAGLIPAWRAAKLKPVEALRSE; via the coding sequence ATGCCCTGGCCGATCTACCTCGCCCTTAAGCAACTGTTCCCGACCGGGCGGGTGTCGTTTTTCACGCTGATCTCCGTGCTGGGGGTGGGGCTGGGGGTGGCGCTGATGCTGGTCTCGACGAGCGTGATGGGCGGCTTCGGTCACCAGATCAAACGGATGATCATCGACACCCAGGGCGAGGTGCAGGTGAAGGCCCGGGGTCTGATCGACCCGGCGGCCGGTGTGGAAAAAGTGCTCGCGGCCGACCCCGGCATCGCGGCCTTCGCGCCTTATGCGCAGGGTGTGGTGATGCTCGAATACGGTCGTCGCCCGGCGTTCCCGGCGGTGCAGGGCTTGGATCTTGAGCGAATCGCCCAGGTCATCCCGCTCCAACGCTACCTGACCGCCGGTTCGCTGGACGACCTCGACGACGACTCGGTGATCCTGAGTTCGCTGCTGGCGAGCGGTCTGGGCGTGCGGCCGGGCGATACGGTCAGCATCTACACGCCACTCATGCTTGAGCGCATGAAGAACAACGAGGTGTTGCTCCCGCGCGAGGTGCGCGTGGCCGGCATCTTTCACATCGGGCACCAGCAGCTCGACAGCTCCACGGTCATCTGCCCGCTGCGCCTGATGCAGGATCTCTACGGCCTCGACCGCATGGTCCACGGCTACAACGTCCGGCTCCAACCCGGCGCCGATGCGGACGTCGTGGCCGCCCGGCTCAACCGCGCATTGCCGGCCGGAGTGGGGGCGCTCACCTGGTTCGAGGCGAACGCCGACTTCCAGGCGGTCCTCGCTTTCGAGCGCAACATGATCTTCTTCCTGCTCACGTTCATCATCGTCGTGGCCGCGTTCTCGATCACCAGCTCGCTGCTCGTGACGGTTGTGCGCAAGACCCGCGAGATCGGCCTGCTCGGCGCGATGGGCGGCCGGGCCCGTGACGTGGCGCTGAGCTTCTGTGTGCAGGGCGGATTCATCGGGGTGGCGGGAACCGCCGCCGGTCTTCTGTTTGGCTATGCCCTGCTGCACTGGCGCAATGCCATTGTGGGCTTCATCGCGCGGATGACGATGGGCGAGGAGGCCTTTGTGAAGTTCTACCAGTTCAGCAACCTGCCCGCCCACACGGCGGCCAAGGATGTATTCATCATTGTCGTGTTCTCCATCGTGGCCGCGACTTTGGCCGGCCTGATCCCCGCCTGGAGGGCGGCGAAACTCAAACCCGTGGAGGCGCTGCGAAGTGAGTGA
- a CDS encoding DUF885 domain-containing protein: MKITRLVVSGLLVTTAATMAYAQPALDPLAESYVRLALAAGVHDGDYVDAYSGPTEWRTAAEAEKLPLAEVRSRLERLGAGLARVDAASFDRLQHMRHAYLAKQVQALSTRLAHVAGEKFSFDEESRLIYDTVAPHHDTAHYDAVLAELDQALPGDGTVAARFQAFRNRFIISPEKLDAVFQAAVAEARARTLKRIPLPADEKFTLEYVTGKPWAGYNWYQGSAHSRIQINTDLPIFIDRAVDLAAHEGYPGHHVYGTLIEQKLMKERGWVEFSVNPLFGPSAIIAEGTANYGIIVAFPGTEKLAFERDVLFPLAGLDPALADDYYRVLGLTKKLSFAGNEAARDYLDGRITAAECAARLEKYSLMEPARAQQYLRFIEKYRSYVITYNHGLKLVSDWVEARSQGDSAMRWELFTELISTPQLPSGLK, from the coding sequence ATGAAGATCACCCGATTGGTCGTGAGCGGCCTGCTGGTCACCACGGCTGCCACCATGGCCTACGCCCAACCCGCCCTCGATCCCCTCGCCGAATCCTACGTCAGGCTCGCGCTCGCCGCCGGTGTGCACGATGGCGATTACGTGGACGCTTACTCCGGTCCGACCGAGTGGCGCACGGCTGCCGAGGCCGAGAAGCTCCCGCTGGCCGAGGTTCGCTCCCGGCTGGAACGGCTCGGAGCCGGCCTCGCGAGGGTGGATGCCGCCAGCTTTGACCGCCTGCAGCACATGCGCCACGCCTACCTCGCGAAGCAGGTGCAGGCGTTGAGCACACGGCTCGCCCATGTCGCCGGCGAGAAGTTCAGCTTCGATGAGGAGTCTCGCCTCATCTACGACACCGTCGCTCCCCACCACGACACCGCACATTACGATGCCGTGCTGGCCGAGCTCGACCAAGCCCTCCCCGGCGATGGCACGGTGGCCGCGCGGTTTCAGGCCTTCCGCAACCGGTTCATCATTTCGCCGGAGAAGCTCGACGCCGTGTTCCAGGCCGCCGTCGCCGAGGCGCGTGCCCGCACGCTCAAGCGCATCCCGCTGCCCGCCGACGAGAAGTTCACCCTTGAATACGTGACCGGCAAACCGTGGGCCGGCTACAACTGGTATCAAGGCAGCGCGCACAGCCGCATCCAGATCAACACCGACCTCCCCATCTTCATCGACCGCGCGGTGGATCTCGCCGCGCACGAGGGTTACCCGGGCCACCACGTCTATGGGACCTTGATCGAACAGAAGCTGATGAAGGAGCGCGGTTGGGTGGAGTTCTCGGTCAACCCGCTCTTCGGTCCCAGCGCCATCATCGCCGAGGGCACCGCCAACTACGGCATCATCGTGGCCTTCCCTGGCACGGAGAAACTCGCCTTCGAGCGCGATGTCCTCTTCCCGCTGGCCGGGCTCGATCCCGCGCTGGCTGACGATTACTATCGCGTGCTCGGGCTCACCAAAAAACTCAGCTTCGCCGGCAACGAGGCCGCGCGCGACTACCTCGACGGTCGGATCACCGCAGCCGAATGCGCCGCGCGTCTGGAGAAATACTCCCTTATGGAGCCCGCCCGCGCGCAGCAGTATCTGCGGTTCATCGAGAAGTATCGTTCCTATGTCATCACCTACAACCACGGCCTGAAGCTGGTCAGCGACTGGGTCGAGGCCCGGTCCCAGGGTGATTCCGCCATGCGTTGGGAATTGTTTACCGAACTGATTTCCACGCCGCAGCTGCCCTCGGGGCTGAAGTAA
- a CDS encoding YceI family protein yields the protein MKPRFLLALAAALLGGGWCAQAAQLACDPAQSRIEVIVKATVDSFTGRLAKFEPSITLAPDGRVTAASVRFHFSDVETGKEKRDKAMHEWQQTDRFPDGEFLLESLTPQADAAWLARGRLTFHGHTQLLEFPVTVVTQGDVCAIDGEAVVDTRTFDLPVIRMMGLLKVDPLVHVRFHLQGRKKEAA from the coding sequence ATGAAACCCCGCTTCCTGCTCGCTCTCGCCGCCGCCCTGCTGGGCGGTGGCTGGTGCGCCCAAGCCGCCCAGCTGGCCTGTGATCCGGCCCAGTCCCGGATCGAAGTCATCGTCAAGGCCACCGTGGATTCGTTCACCGGCCGCCTCGCCAAGTTCGAACCGAGCATCACCCTCGCGCCCGATGGCCGGGTGACGGCCGCCAGCGTGCGGTTCCATTTTTCCGACGTGGAAACTGGCAAGGAGAAACGCGACAAGGCCATGCACGAGTGGCAGCAGACCGACCGTTTTCCCGACGGGGAGTTTCTGCTCGAGAGCCTCACGCCGCAGGCAGATGCCGCCTGGCTGGCACGCGGCCGCCTGACGTTTCACGGACACACGCAGCTGCTCGAGTTTCCGGTGACGGTGGTGACGCAGGGGGACGTCTGCGCGATTGACGGCGAGGCCGTGGTGGACACGCGCACGTTTGACCTTCCGGTCATCCGGATGATGGGCCTGCTGAAGGTGGACCCGCTGGTCCATGTGCGCTTTCATCTGCAGGGACGCAAAAAGGAGGCCGCATGA
- a CDS encoding ABC transporter permease produces the protein MRYLALVFINLRRHRLRAAIGVAGIAFGVAAMLTILAIVTGAIGMFQRILSTDSHYLVFERNVSDLFFSSVTQEQVAGVRARPEVAEAHPMLFGIVTAPGHPVITCFGIEANDPRLARAEWLAGARESFGRGEQEVFLGSRAAEFLQAKQGEVLEIGRGRFRVAGIFRTENGFEDGGVFLPLASAQEFFHRGTAASVVAVKLRDESQGAAFKQAFEQANPGLTALENREFSSGYSSFKILNLTAWAVGLCAFALGGLGVANTMLLSVFSRIREIAVLRVCGFSSPQVAGLIFAEAASVAALGIVTGLGLGFAVLAVVERLPQFNGYVQAAIQPLVLVGIVVTALATAVLGAIYPARFASRIQPAEALRYE, from the coding sequence ATGCGCTATCTCGCTTTGGTTTTCATCAACCTGCGCCGGCACCGCCTGCGCGCGGCCATCGGGGTGGCGGGCATCGCCTTCGGCGTGGCCGCGATGCTGACGATCCTGGCGATCGTCACCGGCGCGATTGGCATGTTTCAGCGCATTCTTTCCACGGACAGCCACTACCTGGTTTTCGAACGCAACGTCTCCGACCTGTTTTTCAGCTCCGTGACGCAGGAGCAGGTTGCCGGCGTCCGGGCGCGGCCGGAGGTGGCCGAGGCGCATCCGATGCTGTTCGGCATCGTGACGGCGCCGGGGCATCCCGTGATCACCTGTTTCGGCATAGAGGCAAATGATCCGCGTCTCGCGCGGGCAGAATGGCTGGCCGGTGCGCGCGAAAGTTTTGGCCGCGGGGAGCAAGAAGTCTTCCTCGGCTCACGGGCCGCGGAATTCCTGCAGGCGAAACAGGGCGAGGTGCTCGAGATCGGTCGCGGCCGCTTCCGGGTGGCCGGGATTTTCCGCACCGAAAACGGCTTCGAGGATGGCGGCGTGTTCCTGCCGCTGGCGTCAGCGCAGGAATTTTTCCACCGGGGCACGGCAGCGTCCGTGGTCGCGGTGAAGCTGCGCGACGAGTCGCAGGGCGCTGCTTTCAAACAGGCTTTCGAGCAGGCGAACCCGGGTCTCACGGCCCTGGAGAACCGGGAATTCTCGTCGGGCTACAGCAGTTTCAAGATTCTCAATCTCACCGCCTGGGCCGTCGGCCTGTGTGCGTTCGCACTCGGCGGACTGGGCGTCGCCAACACGATGCTCTTGTCAGTTTTCAGCCGCATCCGGGAAATCGCGGTGCTCCGCGTATGCGGATTCTCCAGCCCGCAGGTGGCCGGCCTGATCTTCGCCGAGGCGGCGTCGGTCGCGGCACTCGGCATCGTTACCGGGCTGGGACTCGGATTTGCGGTCTTGGCCGTGGTCGAGCGCCTGCCGCAATTCAACGGCTACGTGCAGGCCGCCATCCAGCCGCTCGTGCTCGTGGGCATCGTGGTGACCGCCCTGGCGACCGCGGTGCTCGGGGCGATTTATCCGGCGCGCTTTGCGTCGCGCATTCAACCGGCGGAGGCCCTGCGTTATGAGTGA
- a CDS encoding polyprenyl synthetase family protein: MNTLDSEGMELAAALQEHAPRAPGMEPHLHAAITQTATALGSLLRARLVLSAARSHELPEAVALPLACAVEYFHAASLILDDLPCMDDATVRRGQACVHRVHGDATAILAALAFINRAHVLIGLAYAAHAPAVRVRTALLLDDTLGLAGLVGGQARDLRFGEGATDRREIAVIAAGKTGALFKLALILPALAVEPSAAEFRLLKALAVYWGQWFQACDDMKDVIGTLMNAGKDTGRDQALSRPNLVNALGPGAAQRRIDRLERQLARTSRNLQALGARWNYLAEFHAAITGRARARAA; the protein is encoded by the coding sequence ATGAACACCCTCGATTCCGAAGGGATGGAACTGGCGGCTGCGCTCCAGGAACATGCGCCCCGGGCACCGGGAATGGAGCCGCACCTTCACGCCGCCATCACGCAGACCGCGACCGCCCTCGGCAGCCTGTTGCGGGCCCGGTTGGTCCTCTCGGCGGCGCGCAGCCATGAGCTCCCTGAGGCCGTGGCGCTGCCGCTGGCCTGTGCGGTGGAGTATTTTCACGCGGCCTCGCTGATTCTCGACGACTTGCCGTGCATGGACGACGCCACGGTGCGCCGCGGACAGGCCTGTGTGCATCGCGTGCATGGCGATGCCACCGCCATCCTCGCGGCCCTGGCCTTCATCAACCGGGCTCACGTGCTGATCGGCCTCGCCTACGCGGCGCATGCGCCCGCCGTGCGGGTGCGGACGGCGCTGCTGCTCGACGACACCCTCGGCCTTGCCGGGCTCGTGGGCGGGCAGGCCCGGGATCTGCGCTTCGGCGAAGGCGCCACGGACCGGCGCGAAATCGCGGTCATCGCCGCCGGCAAGACCGGTGCGCTGTTCAAGCTCGCTTTGATCCTGCCTGCGCTGGCGGTGGAGCCTTCGGCGGCGGAGTTCCGGCTGCTCAAGGCGCTGGCGGTTTACTGGGGCCAGTGGTTTCAGGCCTGCGACGACATGAAGGATGTGATCGGCACCCTCATGAACGCGGGCAAGGATACCGGTCGGGACCAGGCACTCAGCCGGCCGAATCTGGTCAACGCGCTCGGGCCCGGTGCGGCCCAACGGCGGATTGACCGGCTGGAGCGACAGCTCGCCCGCACGAGCCGGAACTTGCAGGCGTTGGGTGCCCGTTGGAATTACCTCGCCGAGTTTCATGCGGCGATCACCGGCCGGGCGCGGGCCCGGGCCGCCTGA
- a CDS encoding ABC transporter ATP-binding protein, with translation MSETVLPVRATHLAKSYDGGRLPVLHEVSLQVRPGEIVALWGASGSGKSTLLHLLGGLDVPDRGELSVCGLDPRDEAARIELRRRHLGFVFQLHNLIPDLTMEENIAVPALATGVSSAQRTQRIRLLAEQLGLAHRLGHRIQDLSGGERQRTAICRALMNSPRLLLADEPTGSLDEETGSAVFALLKDLAERDGIAVVIATHERRFAEACHRLVRMRNGRLAET, from the coding sequence ATGAGTGAGACTGTCCTGCCGGTTCGCGCGACGCACCTCGCCAAGAGTTATGACGGCGGCCGCTTGCCCGTGCTGCATGAGGTGTCCCTGCAAGTGCGCCCGGGTGAAATCGTCGCGCTGTGGGGCGCGTCCGGCTCCGGCAAGAGCACGCTGTTGCACCTGCTCGGCGGTCTCGACGTGCCGGACCGGGGCGAACTGAGCGTCTGCGGACTCGATCCCCGCGACGAAGCTGCCCGCATCGAACTGCGGCGCCGGCACCTCGGCTTTGTTTTCCAACTGCACAACCTGATCCCCGATTTGACGATGGAGGAGAACATCGCCGTGCCGGCCCTGGCCACGGGAGTATCATCGGCCCAGCGCACGCAGCGGATCCGGTTGCTGGCCGAGCAACTCGGGCTGGCCCACCGGCTGGGCCACCGCATCCAGGATCTTTCCGGCGGTGAGCGCCAGCGCACGGCCATCTGCCGGGCGCTGATGAACTCGCCGCGGCTGCTGCTCGCCGATGAGCCGACCGGCTCGCTCGACGAGGAGACCGGCAGCGCGGTTTTCGCCCTGCTCAAGGATCTTGCCGAGCGCGATGGCATCGCCGTCGTGATCGCGACGCACGAACGCCGCTTCGCGGAAGCCTGTCACCGCCTCGTGCGGATGCGCAACGGGCGGCTCGCGGAGACATGA
- a CDS encoding tetratricopeptide repeat protein, whose product MLTPLPSHGFRAAMVTGLLLVLTTGCTRKDDFAEQLKRGDEAVATNRYDDAEKIFMDALVLRQTDPQVIGRMGILYYNQGQIARGYAFLEEAVKGAPNNADFQLHYALACYSVGKTIDARKSAQKALEQRPKDEVALLLLAETCVSTRDNEETRRIIEDLRTQNGEAAGYYLALGALRRMQRDYAAAEKELDAALALNPQLSAAHDQMGMLYAAQGDNAKAAVSLKTAAQLAPPRATVRLRYVNHLIRTDAREEAKKEIASILAQAPDCIPALILEAKLAADERRLTDAATSARKVIDRDRTHYEALTLLAAVKFQEGDFEGGIARLKEAEEHHPRAPQIKMQLAAAHLKKGERLAAEDYLKKTLLVAPNHAEATQALAELQLQKGDAIAAAAQLEPLVKARSGGRRTLVLYAQACFDKGDEKQGLTILRSLVAQAATDPDNHYLLGRALLGRDRPAARQAIETTVRLADKHWSAQEILVDFDLNENRTNEAASRIAALIEKYPGDPAPLLLRARIRIYADDLNGAEADLLKALELDPSLHHAYYELARIYFVSSRSPEALEKLTASAAQSNTPRAYTQLGMLQTALGKNNDARKSYEQALALDRDFPPALNNLAMLLSKTPEDLEQAAKLARRAHERLPADPHITDTLGWILFRQGQHAAALPYFRSAAEKRPADAEIQHHLAMTLYCLEQEEPARLILQRLVSAKAEAALVADAHQRLAVLAIDPERPAPGAKDELQRWLGQDATDPVVLARLGVIEAREGDPKKAAELLESALKSNPRSVSALLALLDLYAGPLANPGRAQELAKAASSTPPADSRIPPRLGRYALRSGDFAWAASLLQDAARQAPDDMDLRIDHARALYGSGRVKDAESTLAEVLKGNPSSVTREAARRMSRMLSVVDRREELPAARVEADQVLSSDPSDLAALMIVAADSERLEKYREAERIYGEILARLPGFAPAIRKLALLQADFLGDDKQAEELAQKARRAYPDDPELSRALGSISYRRGDYQAAVNTLRQSWRQREDPQTAFLLGVALFGLKNTSESRTFLERALQLKLPAQETTEAERILREIRGNRSGF is encoded by the coding sequence ATGCTGACACCCCTTCCCAGCCACGGCTTCCGGGCGGCAATGGTTACCGGATTGCTCCTCGTTCTGACCACCGGTTGCACCCGAAAGGACGATTTCGCGGAGCAGCTCAAGCGGGGCGACGAAGCCGTTGCCACCAACCGCTATGACGATGCGGAAAAAATCTTCATGGACGCACTCGTGCTTCGCCAGACAGATCCGCAGGTGATCGGCCGGATGGGCATACTCTACTACAATCAGGGTCAAATCGCCCGGGGCTACGCCTTTCTCGAGGAAGCGGTCAAGGGTGCACCCAACAACGCGGACTTCCAGCTCCATTACGCCCTCGCCTGCTATTCGGTCGGCAAGACGATTGATGCGCGAAAATCGGCTCAGAAGGCGCTGGAGCAGCGCCCCAAGGACGAGGTCGCGCTGCTGTTGCTTGCAGAGACCTGCGTCTCAACCCGCGACAACGAAGAGACCCGGCGCATTATCGAGGATCTGCGAACCCAAAATGGTGAGGCCGCGGGCTATTACCTTGCTCTGGGCGCGCTCCGGCGGATGCAACGGGACTATGCCGCAGCCGAAAAGGAATTGGATGCCGCGCTCGCTCTGAACCCGCAATTGAGCGCGGCGCACGACCAAATGGGCATGCTCTATGCCGCCCAGGGTGACAACGCGAAGGCGGCGGTCAGCTTGAAAACCGCCGCGCAGCTTGCGCCGCCTCGCGCCACGGTGCGGCTCCGCTACGTGAATCACCTGATTCGCACCGATGCCCGGGAGGAGGCGAAGAAGGAGATTGCCTCGATTCTGGCTCAGGCCCCCGACTGCATCCCAGCCCTCATTTTGGAGGCTAAGCTCGCGGCGGACGAGCGCCGTCTGACCGATGCCGCCACCAGCGCCCGGAAGGTGATTGATCGGGATCGGACCCATTACGAAGCCCTCACGCTGTTGGCGGCCGTAAAATTCCAGGAAGGCGATTTCGAGGGGGGCATCGCACGGCTAAAGGAGGCGGAGGAACACCACCCCCGCGCCCCCCAGATCAAAATGCAGCTCGCCGCTGCCCACCTCAAAAAAGGCGAGCGGCTAGCCGCCGAGGATTACCTGAAGAAAACCCTGCTCGTCGCCCCGAACCACGCGGAGGCCACGCAGGCTCTTGCCGAACTTCAGTTGCAAAAGGGCGACGCCATCGCCGCCGCCGCCCAGCTCGAGCCTTTGGTCAAAGCACGTTCCGGCGGCCGTCGTACTTTGGTGCTCTACGCCCAGGCCTGCTTCGACAAGGGTGATGAAAAACAGGGGCTGACCATCCTGCGTTCACTCGTGGCGCAAGCCGCCACTGATCCGGACAACCACTACCTGCTTGGTCGGGCTTTGCTCGGTCGCGACCGTCCTGCAGCACGTCAGGCAATCGAGACCACGGTCCGGCTGGCCGACAAGCACTGGTCTGCGCAAGAGATCCTGGTTGATTTCGACCTGAACGAAAACCGCACCAACGAGGCCGCGTCTCGGATCGCAGCTCTGATTGAGAAATATCCCGGGGATCCCGCCCCCCTGCTGTTGCGGGCCAGGATCCGCATATATGCGGATGATCTCAACGGTGCCGAAGCTGACCTGCTTAAGGCCCTGGAGCTGGATCCCTCTCTCCATCATGCCTATTATGAACTGGCGAGGATCTACTTCGTGAGCAGCCGCAGCCCGGAGGCGCTCGAGAAACTGACCGCCTCGGCGGCGCAATCCAACACCCCCCGCGCCTATACCCAGCTCGGCATGCTGCAAACCGCCCTGGGGAAAAACAACGACGCCCGCAAGTCCTACGAGCAAGCCCTCGCTCTGGACCGCGATTTTCCGCCCGCGCTCAACAATCTCGCGATGCTCCTATCCAAAACACCGGAGGATCTCGAACAGGCAGCCAAGCTGGCGCGGCGCGCGCACGAACGCCTGCCCGCCGATCCGCACATCACGGACACCCTCGGTTGGATTCTCTTCCGTCAGGGACAGCATGCTGCCGCTCTGCCCTATTTCCGGTCCGCTGCCGAAAAACGGCCGGCAGACGCGGAGATACAGCATCATCTGGCCATGACCCTCTATTGCCTCGAGCAGGAGGAACCCGCCCGGCTGATTCTTCAACGCCTTGTCTCCGCCAAGGCCGAGGCGGCGTTGGTCGCGGATGCACACCAACGACTGGCCGTGCTGGCCATTGACCCGGAGCGGCCTGCGCCCGGGGCGAAAGATGAACTGCAGCGATGGCTCGGGCAGGATGCGACTGATCCCGTGGTTCTCGCCCGTCTGGGTGTGATAGAGGCCCGGGAAGGCGATCCGAAGAAAGCGGCCGAACTTCTCGAATCGGCGCTGAAGTCGAACCCCCGTTCCGTGAGCGCCCTGCTCGCGTTGCTGGATCTTTACGCCGGCCCTTTGGCAAATCCCGGCCGGGCTCAGGAACTCGCCAAAGCCGCAAGCTCCACTCCTCCCGCCGACAGCAGGATCCCGCCGCGACTCGGCCGCTACGCGCTGCGCTCGGGGGACTTCGCCTGGGCGGCGTCGCTGCTGCAGGATGCCGCCCGCCAGGCGCCGGACGACATGGACCTGCGCATCGATCACGCCCGCGCACTGTATGGCAGCGGCCGGGTGAAAGACGCCGAATCAACCCTCGCCGAAGTGCTCAAGGGAAACCCCTCTTCTGTCACCCGGGAGGCGGCCCGGCGCATGTCCAGGATGCTGTCGGTGGTAGATCGCCGCGAAGAACTTCCCGCCGCCCGGGTCGAGGCCGATCAAGTCTTGTCGAGCGATCCGTCTGACCTCGCAGCCCTCATGATCGTGGCCGCGGACTCCGAACGTCTGGAAAAATACCGCGAGGCCGAGCGAATTTATGGTGAGATCCTCGCCCGCCTGCCCGGTTTCGCACCCGCCATTCGAAAACTGGCCCTGCTCCAGGCGGATTTTCTGGGCGACGACAAGCAAGCTGAGGAGCTGGCCCAGAAAGCTCGTCGGGCTTATCCGGACGATCCGGAACTTTCCCGCGCGCTCGGCTCCATCAGCTACCGGCGCGGCGACTATCAGGCGGCCGTTAATACCCTTCGGCAAAGCTGGCGACAGCGCGAAGATCCCCAGACCGCTTTTCTCCTCGGCGTGGCGCTGTTCGGACTGAAGAATACTTCCGAAAGCCGCACCTTCCTTGAGCGGGCCCTGCAGCTCAAGCTGCCTGCTCAGGAAACAACCGAAGCGGAACGCATCCTGCGCGAGATCCGCGGCAACCGCAGCGGTTTCTGA
- a CDS encoding ABC transporter ATP-binding protein has protein sequence MSDVAPVLRAAGLTKTYPSGDKTLGVLSGVDLAVAAGETLSIRGESGSGKSTLLNLLAGLDRPDAGELFWGADAAHRLSLGELTARRGRFLGMVFQAYYLIPEIDASANVLMAARLVGRVGDAERERASTLLRRVGLGERGHHLPSQLSGGERQRVAVARALMNRPQVILADEPTGNLDERTGDEVISLLLEVCAEERTALVLVTHNPAHAARAARRFALHNGELGAVA, from the coding sequence GTGAGTGACGTCGCACCAGTTCTCCGGGCCGCCGGCCTCACCAAGACGTACCCGAGCGGGGACAAAACGCTTGGCGTGCTGAGTGGCGTGGATCTCGCCGTGGCCGCCGGCGAGACCTTGTCCATCCGCGGCGAGTCGGGTTCGGGCAAGAGCACGCTGCTCAACCTGCTCGCCGGGCTCGACCGGCCCGATGCGGGCGAACTCTTCTGGGGCGCCGACGCCGCACACCGGCTCAGTCTCGGCGAACTCACCGCCCGGCGCGGGCGGTTTCTCGGCATGGTCTTCCAAGCTTACTACCTCATCCCCGAGATCGACGCATCGGCCAATGTGCTCATGGCCGCACGGCTCGTGGGTCGGGTGGGTGATGCCGAACGCGAGCGCGCCTCGACGCTGCTCAGGCGTGTTGGACTGGGCGAGCGCGGCCATCACCTGCCTTCGCAGCTTTCCGGCGGTGAGCGCCAGCGCGTGGCGGTGGCGCGGGCGCTGATGAACCGCCCGCAGGTCATTCTCGCCGACGAGCCCACCGGCAACCTCGACGAACGCACCGGCGACGAGGTCATCAGCCTTCTGCTCGAGGTCTGTGCCGAGGAGCGGACCGCTCTCGTGCTCGTGACCCACAACCCGGCCCATGCCGCCCGTGCCGCCCGGAGGTTCGCCCTTCACAACGGCGAACTGGGCGCGGTTGCATGA